A single region of the Rathayibacter rathayi genome encodes:
- a CDS encoding IS3 family transposase produces MSGGASPNQCRRRRRTDRSGQGANKGTRTAGPRTRRGKPVSGKSIRVLREEVPLAAKLELIRREERDPSRTLSIRGLCQTVGVNRSSYYEWRDRKTSATAEWRVGITELLRTAFQASDGTYGYRRVTEQLARWGRPVAHETVRRLMRAAGLEPCQPKPWRPVTPTPRDPTDIPDLVKRDFTTHRPGCKWVGDITSRNGGKEPAEPGRENDLPQ; encoded by the coding sequence TTGAGTGGCGGCGCATCGCCGAACCAGTGCCGGCGGCGAAGAAGAACTGACCGTTCAGGACAGGGCGCGAATAAAGGAACTCGAACGGCGGGTCCGCGAACTCGAAGAGGAAAACCTGTTTCTGGGAAAAGCATCCGCGTTCTTCGCGAAGAAGTTCCGCTAGCCGCCAAGCTCGAACTCATTCGCCGCGAAGAACGCGACCCCAGCCGCACGCTATCGATCCGCGGACTGTGCCAGACGGTCGGCGTCAATCGATCTAGCTATTACGAATGGCGCGATCGCAAGACCTCCGCAACCGCTGAATGGCGTGTGGGTATCACCGAACTCCTCCGAACAGCCTTTCAGGCATCCGATGGCACCTACGGCTACCGCCGCGTCACCGAGCAGCTGGCGCGGTGGGGCCGTCCAGTCGCCCACGAGACCGTCCGCCGGCTCATGCGCGCAGCAGGACTGGAACCCTGCCAGCCCAAGCCCTGGCGGCCGGTGACCCCGACCCCACGCGATCCGACTGACATCCCCGACCTCGTCAAGCGGGACTTCACCACACATCGACCCGGCTGCAAATGGGTCGGTGATATCACCTCTCGAAATGGCGGCAAGGAACCAGCCGAACCGGGCCGCGAAAACGATCTTCCACAGTGA
- a CDS encoding integrase core domain-containing protein: MAARNQPNRAAKTIFHSDRGSVYTSADFGKLAKKLDIRQPMGRTGICWDNAWAESFNGTLKNERCNRTQYPTREKAIRDVTR, from the coding sequence ATGGCGGCAAGGAACCAGCCGAACCGGGCCGCGAAAACGATCTTCCACAGTGACCGCGGCTCCGTTTACACCTCCGCCGACTTCGGGAAACTCGCGAAGAAGCTCGACATCAGACAACCGATGGGCCGGACGGGAATCTGCTGGGACAACGCGTGGGCCGAATCCTTCAACGGAACACTGAAGAACGAGCGCTGCAATCGCACTCAATATCCGACAAGAGAGAAAGCTATCCGCGACGTGACACGGTAA
- a CDS encoding helix-turn-helix domain-containing protein: MPKFAAPSRDRDWDDDAEAARQAFAVPARLAVLLMLRDAGEPILRTQIMESTGLNADTVHRALTFLEGLGIVEANLPRNMWPGRSVMWGVNHDRYHAVLDAFMRRIT; encoded by the coding sequence GTGCCCAAATTCGCGGCTCCGAGCCGGGATCGTGACTGGGACGACGACGCCGAAGCTGCACGGCAAGCATTCGCGGTCCCCGCTCGTCTTGCGGTGTTGCTGATGCTTCGCGACGCCGGGGAGCCGATCCTGCGGACTCAGATCATGGAGTCAACGGGTCTGAATGCCGACACGGTCCATCGCGCGCTGACCTTCCTAGAAGGTTTGGGGATCGTCGAAGCCAATTTGCCACGCAATATGTGGCCAGGCCGCTCGGTGATGTGGGGCGTCAACCACGATCGTTACCATGCGGTCCTGGATGCCTTCATGCGTCGGATCACCTAA
- a CDS encoding SDR family NAD(P)-dependent oxidoreductase, with product MKKLAVVFGASRGIGAATARCYLANGFEVVGTHRGSGPPEGVQGVEADVRDQASVRTVFRHARAMSVETTLDTVVVNAGIVRQDLLVRMRDEDLREVFETNTFGAFNVVRAAVREMNRLGGGSIVLVASESARAGIPGGSHYTASKAALEGLARSAMWEYGSVGIRFNVVSPGATETDMFSLVSKENRAAHVARTPLGRIGRPEEIASVIYWVSQSTYMTGATIPVTGGEGLGL from the coding sequence GTGAAGAAGCTGGCGGTAGTTTTTGGCGCCTCGCGTGGTATTGGAGCAGCGACGGCGCGATGCTATCTCGCCAACGGGTTCGAGGTCGTCGGCACGCATCGAGGTAGCGGCCCCCCAGAAGGAGTTCAGGGCGTCGAAGCCGATGTGCGGGACCAGGCGTCGGTGCGCACAGTTTTCCGTCACGCTCGCGCGATGAGCGTTGAGACCACGCTGGATACGGTCGTGGTCAACGCCGGAATCGTCCGACAGGACCTACTCGTGCGGATGCGAGATGAAGACCTTCGAGAGGTATTTGAGACGAACACCTTCGGCGCGTTCAACGTGGTCCGTGCAGCGGTGCGGGAGATGAACCGCCTCGGTGGCGGTTCGATCGTGCTGGTTGCTTCTGAATCAGCTCGCGCCGGCATCCCGGGCGGAAGCCACTACACGGCCTCGAAGGCAGCTCTCGAAGGGCTGGCGCGATCCGCCATGTGGGAATACGGGAGCGTTGGTATTCGGTTCAACGTTGTTTCACCTGGAGCAACTGAGACAGACATGTTCTCCCTGGTGAGCAAAGAGAACCGAGCAGCGCACGTCGCTCGTACACCGCTCGGCCGCATCGGTCGACCCGAGGAAATCGCTTCGGTCATCTACTGGGTCTCACAGTCCACGTACATGACTGGCGCGACGATCCCTGTGACAGGCGGGGAAGGGCTCGGACTTTAG
- a CDS encoding ParB/RepB/Spo0J family partition protein translates to MTITTGTGTVQHIDPTTLVIEANVRTSAPITRDFVASIRENGVITPVLARRDEHGTVIVRAGQRRTLAAREAGVATIPVYVVEGDETTADRIVQQIIENDQRTELSLADRTAAWAQLAFEGVTAAAIAKRTGTKTDAVKKGLAVAESKTVTSALHEHELTLDQAAVLLEFEDDADARATLIEVATHDPAQFEHTAQTLRDEAAHQALLTAAEQEHTANGFQVLTRSDAYSEGSPWVALYKLRTEDGKQVTAEHVAAVPTRGVLIDTNWRGEVTATYLVQDPTTAGLIYAHGGAPTAPLTEEQIEEERVEKSTERKTLIANNKAWGAAETVRREWIATFLSRKTLPKDAEQVIALGLTRHRFAVSSGMSNGSELAHTLLGIERPSGYHADALAALVEANPAKARLVALAVVLGGQEANTSKESWRRGDERTAAHFRQLTAWGYALSPVEQIVTGNTTPADAAGLN, encoded by the coding sequence ATGACCATCACCACCGGAACCGGGACCGTTCAGCACATCGACCCGACCACCCTCGTGATCGAGGCGAACGTCCGCACCAGCGCCCCGATCACCCGCGACTTCGTCGCGTCGATCCGCGAGAACGGCGTCATCACCCCTGTTCTCGCCCGCCGCGACGAGCACGGCACCGTCATCGTCCGCGCCGGACAGCGCCGCACCCTCGCCGCCCGCGAAGCCGGAGTCGCCACCATCCCCGTCTACGTCGTCGAAGGCGACGAGACGACCGCCGACCGGATCGTGCAGCAGATCATCGAGAACGACCAGCGCACCGAACTCTCGCTCGCGGACCGCACCGCCGCGTGGGCGCAGCTCGCGTTCGAGGGCGTCACCGCCGCAGCGATCGCCAAGCGCACCGGCACCAAGACCGACGCCGTGAAGAAGGGCCTCGCGGTCGCCGAATCCAAGACCGTCACCTCCGCTCTCCACGAGCACGAGCTGACCCTGGACCAGGCCGCGGTCCTGTTGGAATTCGAGGACGACGCCGACGCCCGCGCGACCCTGATCGAGGTCGCCACCCACGACCCGGCCCAGTTCGAGCACACCGCGCAAACCCTCCGCGACGAAGCCGCACACCAGGCCCTTCTCACCGCCGCTGAGCAGGAGCACACGGCGAACGGCTTCCAGGTGCTCACCCGCTCCGACGCCTACAGCGAGGGCAGCCCGTGGGTGGCGCTCTACAAGCTGCGCACGGAGGACGGGAAGCAGGTCACCGCCGAGCACGTCGCCGCCGTCCCGACGCGCGGAGTGCTCATCGACACCAACTGGCGCGGCGAGGTCACCGCGACCTACCTCGTGCAGGACCCCACCACCGCCGGACTCATCTACGCCCACGGGGGAGCACCCACCGCACCGCTCACGGAAGAGCAGATTGAGGAGGAACGCGTCGAGAAGTCCACCGAGCGCAAGACCCTCATCGCCAACAACAAAGCCTGGGGCGCGGCCGAGACGGTGCGCCGCGAGTGGATCGCCACGTTCCTCAGCCGCAAGACCCTCCCCAAGGACGCCGAGCAGGTCATCGCCCTCGGCCTCACCAGACACCGGTTCGCCGTGTCGTCGGGGATGAGCAACGGCAGCGAACTCGCCCACACGCTGCTCGGAATCGAGCGCCCCTCTGGCTACCACGCCGACGCCCTCGCCGCGCTGGTCGAGGCGAACCCCGCGAAAGCCCGGCTCGTCGCGCTGGCCGTCGTCCTCGGAGGCCAGGAAGCGAACACCAGCAAGGAGTCCTGGCGACGCGGCGACGAGCGCACCGCCGCCCACTTCCGCCAACTCACGGCCTGGGGATACGCGCTCTCCCCAGTCGAACAGATCGTCACCGGCAACACCACCCCCGCCGACGCCGCAGGACTCAACTAG
- a CDS encoding transposase: MSSSRGKYSPEFRAEAVREVIDRSRSVADVARELGLVPQTLTN, from the coding sequence ATGTCCAGTTCCCGTGGGAAGTATTCTCCGGAGTTCCGCGCGGAGGCAGTGCGCGAGGTGATTGATAGGTCGCGATCCGTCGCGGACGTCGCTCGAGAGCTCGGACTGGTTCCGCAGACCCTCACTAATTGA
- a CDS encoding DUF6531 domain-containing protein, whose translation MCSALEFRPGFSTLGKRDIRSERTSPATGERRVLAREWKREQESRNLFEQVGAALFGEEDPPVGPAADPVSIPIEQGAVGARQTPAPGGGGMGGGTSSARPEDLRVFADASSAANDELRERPGQLRGLLTDFADQCRWGSLDADSALALALGSAGVALSREDITITAAQAYGAPPTSGYADDPVNTGTGNFLETEVDLGFPGGAGSLRWERTYNSLDERAGAFGAGWSSVAQVRLRVEDDGATFVLPDGREVVFPRQGEGWDRAVGESRWLTRESGPEGDKLVVSGNDGSRWLFTAGGQWLSASSGPGTRVDVEYDGDGALTRLVHERGRWVALEWSGGRIVVAHASDGRRVEYEYDAERLVAAATPGGTRRYGWNADGLLESVTDAGGVVEVRNRYDAKRRVLAQTSPFGRTTRYAYLPGRATVVSDADGSRSNTWISDARGRLVGILDPAGRRQSMSYDAAGNLLSATGRDGTVTAHAYDARGRLVRTKTPSGADITRGYDEFDRVMTLIAEQGGVTSYEYATDVDRSPSVVIDPEGGRTQLTWDDGLLVEVTDPEGVSVRLGYDPFGDLISTTDADGNTARLLRDQAGRVVAAVSPSGARTEYRYTPAGLLASRRDPLGATWRYEYEAGGRLGAIVDPLGARTVMEHGEHGAVVRTIDPLGRAIAREFDDLGNVSAALLPDGNSWRFAYDALSRLTETTDPAGHLWRREYDADGALSALIDPTGSRATVFTDPHTTAVSDGAASSRTRFDPLGRPIATEAQDGSTALTVYDRCGRPVELVDEEGGLTRLIRDAAGRVIEQVAPSGASTRFEYDRCGRLAAVTDPAGASTTLEYDADGRQIRWTGPTGETGWSEYDAAGRLTARHTPGRGTARYRYDLLGRVVWSRDCWHGTRRFRYDPAGQLVEAVNGVGGITRYDYDERGRNTVIIDPLGGITRRTFDAADHAVAATDPLGRSTTAGYDPAGRQLWQQDPDGHRLSWTYDPAGRETSLSADGRLLSETRRDLPARQAVITDHTGPGAPLEHTLTWNRRDQLLRRTRDGQGLAWEYDAAGHRTAVTGPDGTRTRYERDSTGRVTAIEHPRLGRASFEYDAAGHLIASTAGGIAQTWQHRDGFITEHSTGTAAGTGTSLTRVTRDEDGRITRLDGPSGGVDYRYDNAQQLLETRTDAGTSTFGYDTGGRLTRETTPDGRTSTHNYDAAGQLLATTREDGTRIEYLYDGLGRRTRVTDSDGGQRSYAWSAAGWLDAVTDETSTTTLHVDTLGELATINGAATWWDTASSAPALLTVGDTPILATPGGVTGIGDTWTSAGWRADRATTAEDPWGTVGPDTGLPPGLDLPAGIGLTANGGLSIAGLEWLGHRTYDPGTRGFLTVDPLEAVTGAGWSGNPYSYAGNDPLHAVDPTGLRPVSDADLRAYRDGNNGAFAAAGDWWSNNGEYVAAGALVAIGVALMFTGVGTLAGMALAGAASGAFLAGGISVATQKATTGSVNWGQVGIDSAVGALGGGAEALAYRAGASALTAEVIANTADGSVSKAAQYLTSPGPHTPTGLLGATTAGAAGGAATGAASGLGSATTRRLGTDIPTTRLDDPPSPPSAHASPAPHSSRKANEASKPPSKPSKHAAIPSSEPRSRSSPEESEHASTSSPGHHPVSCTLLRQKMASALNSRKTRVLRTP comes from the coding sequence GTGTGCTCCGCTCTCGAGTTCCGCCCGGGGTTCTCGACGCTCGGCAAGCGCGACATCCGCTCGGAACGGACGAGCCCGGCCACTGGTGAGCGGCGGGTGCTGGCGCGGGAGTGGAAGCGGGAGCAGGAGTCCCGGAACCTGTTCGAGCAGGTCGGTGCGGCGTTGTTCGGCGAGGAGGATCCGCCGGTGGGGCCTGCGGCCGATCCGGTGTCGATCCCGATCGAGCAGGGGGCGGTGGGGGCGCGTCAGACTCCGGCGCCGGGTGGCGGCGGGATGGGTGGGGGGACGTCGTCTGCGCGGCCGGAGGATCTGCGGGTGTTCGCGGATGCGTCGTCGGCGGCGAACGACGAGCTGCGGGAGCGTCCGGGACAGCTGCGGGGACTGCTGACGGATTTCGCGGACCAGTGCCGGTGGGGGTCGCTGGACGCGGACAGTGCGCTGGCCCTCGCGCTGGGGTCGGCGGGGGTGGCGCTGTCGCGGGAGGACATCACGATCACTGCTGCGCAGGCGTATGGGGCGCCGCCCACGTCCGGGTACGCGGATGATCCGGTGAACACGGGCACGGGGAACTTCCTCGAGACGGAGGTGGATCTGGGGTTCCCCGGCGGCGCGGGCTCGCTGCGGTGGGAGCGGACCTACAACTCCCTCGATGAGCGTGCGGGGGCGTTCGGTGCGGGCTGGTCTTCGGTGGCGCAGGTGCGGTTACGGGTCGAGGACGACGGCGCGACCTTCGTGCTCCCGGATGGGCGGGAGGTGGTGTTCCCTCGCCAGGGCGAGGGCTGGGACCGCGCCGTGGGCGAGAGCCGGTGGCTGACCCGCGAGAGCGGTCCGGAGGGCGACAAGCTGGTGGTGTCGGGGAACGACGGCTCCCGGTGGCTGTTCACGGCGGGTGGGCAGTGGCTGTCGGCGAGCAGCGGCCCGGGGACGCGGGTGGACGTCGAGTACGACGGTGACGGCGCGCTGACGCGGTTGGTGCACGAGCGGGGCCGGTGGGTGGCTCTGGAGTGGTCGGGCGGGCGGATCGTCGTCGCGCACGCCTCCGACGGCCGCCGGGTGGAGTACGAGTACGACGCTGAACGCCTGGTCGCGGCAGCCACCCCGGGCGGGACGCGCCGGTACGGGTGGAACGCGGACGGACTGCTGGAGTCGGTGACGGACGCGGGCGGAGTCGTCGAGGTCCGCAACCGCTACGACGCGAAGCGGCGGGTGCTGGCGCAGACGTCGCCGTTCGGGCGCACCACCCGGTACGCGTATCTGCCCGGCCGGGCGACGGTCGTCTCGGACGCGGACGGATCCCGGTCGAACACCTGGATTTCGGATGCCCGGGGCCGCCTGGTGGGGATCCTCGATCCGGCGGGGCGGCGGCAGTCGATGAGCTACGACGCCGCCGGGAACCTGCTCTCCGCGACCGGCCGCGACGGAACGGTCACCGCCCACGCCTACGACGCGCGCGGCCGGCTGGTGCGCACGAAGACTCCCTCCGGCGCGGACATCACCCGCGGTTACGACGAGTTCGACCGGGTGATGACCCTCATCGCCGAGCAGGGCGGGGTCACCAGCTACGAGTACGCGACCGACGTGGACCGCTCCCCGAGCGTCGTGATCGACCCGGAGGGCGGACGCACCCAGCTGACCTGGGACGACGGCCTGCTGGTCGAGGTCACCGACCCGGAGGGGGTGAGCGTCCGTCTCGGCTACGACCCGTTCGGGGATCTGATCAGCACGACCGACGCGGACGGGAACACCGCGCGGCTGCTGCGCGACCAGGCGGGCCGGGTGGTCGCCGCGGTGTCCCCCTCCGGAGCGCGCACCGAGTACCGCTACACCCCGGCGGGCCTGCTCGCCTCCCGCCGCGACCCGCTGGGCGCGACCTGGCGCTACGAATACGAGGCAGGCGGACGCCTGGGCGCGATCGTCGATCCGCTCGGCGCGCGCACCGTGATGGAGCACGGCGAACACGGCGCCGTCGTCCGCACCATCGACCCCCTCGGCCGCGCGATCGCCCGGGAGTTCGACGACCTCGGGAACGTCTCGGCCGCGCTGCTGCCCGACGGCAACTCCTGGCGGTTCGCGTACGATGCGCTCTCCCGCCTGACCGAGACCACCGACCCCGCCGGCCACCTCTGGCGCCGCGAGTACGACGCGGACGGCGCGCTCAGCGCCCTGATCGACCCGACCGGCTCCCGCGCCACGGTGTTCACCGACCCGCACACCACCGCCGTCTCCGACGGAGCCGCCTCCTCGCGCACCCGCTTCGACCCCCTCGGCCGGCCCATCGCGACCGAGGCGCAGGACGGATCCACGGCCCTCACCGTCTACGACCGGTGCGGACGCCCCGTGGAACTCGTCGACGAGGAAGGCGGCCTCACCCGCCTGATCCGCGACGCCGCGGGCCGCGTGATCGAGCAAGTCGCTCCTTCCGGCGCGAGCACCCGGTTCGAGTACGACCGGTGCGGGCGCCTCGCGGCCGTCACCGACCCCGCCGGCGCCTCGACCACGCTCGAGTACGACGCCGACGGGCGCCAGATCCGCTGGACCGGACCCACCGGGGAGACCGGCTGGAGCGAGTACGACGCCGCCGGCCGCCTCACCGCCCGGCACACCCCCGGCCGCGGCACCGCCCGCTACCGCTACGACCTCCTCGGCCGCGTCGTGTGGTCCCGCGACTGCTGGCACGGCACCCGCCGGTTCCGCTACGACCCCGCCGGGCAACTCGTCGAAGCCGTCAACGGCGTCGGCGGCATCACCCGCTACGACTACGACGAGCGCGGCCGCAACACCGTCATCATCGACCCCCTCGGCGGCATCACCCGGCGCACCTTCGACGCCGCCGACCACGCCGTCGCCGCGACCGACCCCCTCGGCCGCAGCACGACCGCAGGCTACGACCCCGCCGGCCGCCAACTCTGGCAGCAGGACCCCGACGGGCACCGCCTCTCCTGGACCTACGACCCCGCCGGCCGCGAAACCAGCCTCAGCGCCGACGGACGCCTGCTCTCCGAAACCCGCCGCGACCTTCCCGCCCGCCAAGCCGTCATCACCGACCACACCGGCCCCGGCGCACCCCTCGAACACACCCTCACCTGGAACCGCCGCGACCAACTCCTCCGCCGCACCCGCGACGGCCAAGGCCTCGCCTGGGAGTACGACGCCGCCGGCCACCGCACCGCCGTCACCGGCCCCGACGGCACCCGCACCCGCTACGAACGCGACAGCACCGGCAGAGTCACCGCGATCGAACACCCCCGCCTGGGCCGCGCGAGTTTCGAGTACGACGCCGCCGGACACCTGATCGCCTCGACCGCCGGAGGGATCGCTCAGACCTGGCAGCACCGCGACGGCTTCATCACGGAGCACAGCACCGGGACAGCAGCGGGCACCGGGACGTCGCTGACCCGCGTGACCCGCGACGAGGACGGCCGCATCACCCGCCTCGACGGACCCAGCGGAGGCGTCGACTACCGCTACGACAACGCCCAGCAACTCCTCGAAACCCGCACCGACGCCGGCACCTCCACGTTCGGGTACGACACCGGCGGACGCCTCACTCGCGAAACCACCCCCGACGGCCGCACCAGTACCCACAACTACGACGCCGCAGGCCAACTCCTCGCCACCACCCGCGAGGACGGCACCCGCATCGAATACCTCTACGACGGCCTCGGCCGCCGCACCCGCGTCACCGACAGCGACGGCGGCCAGCGCTCCTACGCCTGGAGCGCCGCGGGCTGGCTCGACGCCGTCACCGACGAAACGTCCACCACGACCCTGCACGTCGACACCCTCGGCGAACTCGCCACCATCAACGGCGCCGCGACGTGGTGGGACACCGCCTCCTCCGCGCCCGCACTACTGACCGTGGGCGACACCCCGATCCTCGCCACCCCGGGAGGCGTCACCGGCATCGGCGACACCTGGACCAGCGCCGGGTGGCGAGCCGACCGCGCGACAACCGCGGAGGATCCGTGGGGCACGGTCGGACCTGACACGGGCCTGCCGCCCGGCCTCGACCTGCCCGCCGGGATCGGCCTGACCGCCAACGGCGGCCTCTCCATCGCGGGCTTGGAATGGCTCGGACACCGCACCTACGATCCGGGGACTCGGGGCTTCCTGACCGTGGATCCGCTGGAGGCGGTGACCGGCGCAGGCTGGTCAGGGAACCCCTACTCCTACGCCGGGAACGACCCCCTCCACGCCGTGGACCCGACGGGGTTGCGGCCGGTGTCGGACGCGGACCTGCGCGCGTATCGCGACGGGAACAACGGCGCGTTCGCCGCCGCCGGCGACTGGTGGTCCAACAACGGGGAATACGTCGCCGCAGGCGCCCTCGTCGCCATCGGCGTCGCCCTGATGTTCACCGGAGTTGGCACCCTCGCCGGGATGGCCCTCGCCGGAGCCGCATCCGGAGCCTTCCTAGCCGGCGGCATCTCCGTCGCCACCCAGAAAGCCACCACCGGTAGCGTCAACTGGGGCCAAGTCGGCATCGACTCCGCCGTCGGCGCGCTCGGCGGAGGCGCCGAAGCCCTCGCCTACCGCGCCGGCGCCAGCGCCCTCACAGCCGAAGTGATCGCCAACACCGCCGACGGCAGCGTCTCCAAAGCCGCCCAATACCTCACCAGCCCCGGCCCCCACACCCCCACCGGACTCCTCGGCGCCACCACCGCAGGAGCCGCAGGAGGAGCCGCCACCGGCGCCGCCAGCGGACTCGGCAGCGCCACCACCCGCCGCCTCGGCACAGACATCCCCACCACACGCCTCGACGATCCCCCCTCACCCCCGTCCGCCCACGCCTCACCGGCGCCGCACTCGTCGCGAAAGGCCAACGAGGCGTCCAAGCCTCCATCGAAGCCCTCGAAGCACGCGGCGATACCCTCGTCGGAACCGAGATCACGATCATCGCCGGAGGAGTCAGAACACGCGTCGACATCCTCGCCCGGACACCATCCGGTGAGCTGTACTTTATTGAGGCAAAAAATGGCCTCCGCGCTAAACTCACGAAAAACCAGAGTATTGCGTACCCCCTGA
- the fabI gene encoding enoyl-ACP reductase FabI codes for MSALLAGRTFLVAGLWTDRSLAFPTAAAIQQHGGRVLCTAYGKQLRAATTIARRLPQPAAVLEFDATESGHPEALTAALREQTDELHGVVHFISGSYPSVVGGHFLEAPWADVSHSFQVSAYSLQSLVRAALPLMGSGSSVVGCTFDAGVAWPIYGWAGPAKAAYEATNRYLALHLGPHGIRSNLIAAGPVQTMTMRAIEGIDEVGEVWNRAPLRWDDTDPAPVADATVALLSDLLRATTGSIIHVDGGFHAVGY; via the coding sequence GTGAGCGCGCTTCTCGCAGGTAGGACCTTCCTTGTTGCTGGTCTGTGGACCGACCGATCTCTGGCCTTCCCTACGGCGGCTGCGATACAGCAGCATGGCGGTCGGGTCCTGTGCACGGCTTACGGGAAGCAGCTCCGCGCCGCCACAACCATCGCCAGGAGGCTCCCCCAGCCCGCTGCTGTGCTTGAATTCGACGCCACAGAATCTGGTCACCCCGAGGCGTTGACTGCCGCTCTCCGGGAGCAGACGGATGAGCTCCACGGTGTCGTGCACTTCATCTCCGGTAGCTACCCGTCGGTCGTCGGTGGGCACTTCCTTGAGGCTCCGTGGGCGGATGTTTCTCATTCCTTCCAGGTCTCGGCATACTCGCTTCAGAGCCTCGTCCGTGCCGCGCTGCCCCTCATGGGTTCAGGTTCAAGCGTTGTCGGGTGCACCTTCGATGCCGGCGTGGCGTGGCCGATCTACGGCTGGGCAGGTCCTGCGAAGGCTGCCTACGAGGCCACCAATCGTTACCTTGCGCTTCATCTGGGGCCACATGGCATCCGCTCCAACCTCATCGCCGCTGGACCGGTCCAGACCATGACGATGCGAGCAATTGAGGGCATCGATGAGGTTGGAGAAGTCTGGAACCGCGCTCCCCTGCGCTGGGACGACACTGACCCCGCGCCGGTTGCCGACGCGACAGTCGCACTTCTGAGCGACCTGCTGCGCGCCACAACCGGATCGATCATCCACGTCGACGGCGGCTTCCATGCAGTCGGCTACTAG
- a CDS encoding TetR/AcrR family transcriptional regulator, translating into MSGTTSITIPTGSPELNVLRRDTVAPGTNGVRPRQQRAVETRERILTAATVVMAEVGRDRLTICEVVKRAGVAAGTFYRYFPDRAVLIEAVLARDPVHQAQLEILNEAVLMATTVGTDGCPPALTAAARRLVQAAADTAPTLESARLRAAAP; encoded by the coding sequence ATGAGCGGCACCACATCCATCACCATCCCTACGGGCTCACCGGAGCTGAACGTTCTGCGGAGGGACACCGTGGCACCCGGCACCAATGGTGTGCGGCCGCGGCAACAGCGCGCGGTCGAGACGCGCGAGCGAATCCTCACGGCGGCGACGGTGGTCATGGCTGAGGTCGGCCGGGACCGACTCACGATCTGCGAGGTCGTGAAGCGCGCAGGAGTGGCAGCCGGAACCTTCTACCGCTACTTCCCCGACCGAGCCGTCCTGATCGAGGCCGTCCTAGCTCGTGACCCGGTCCATCAAGCTCAGCTCGAGATCCTCAACGAAGCCGTGCTCATGGCGACGACCGTCGGCACCGACGGGTGCCCGCCGGCGCTCACAGCAGCAGCGAGACGGCTCGTACAAGCAGCCGCTGACACAGCCCCCACTCTCGAATCGGCGCGACTCCGCGCAGCGGCTCCCTAG
- a CDS encoding recombinase family protein: MRLLGYTRVSTSSQDAQLQLDALLAAGVQKRDVFADVTSGSKTAIERTGMKKLLEYAENGDTVVVWRVDRLGRSLIDVLNTVNLLRERGIQVRSISDGIDPSTSTGRLMLNMLATLAEYERELIVERVNAGIAAARANGTRFGRPLSDPVVIADKLAIAADARARGRTAEDAARLVGWSRATLYRHQQAHAARESAAM; the protein is encoded by the coding sequence GTGAGGCTTCTCGGTTATACGCGTGTGAGTACGTCGAGTCAGGACGCGCAGCTGCAGCTCGACGCGCTCCTCGCCGCCGGAGTGCAGAAACGCGATGTTTTCGCTGACGTCACCTCGGGGAGCAAGACCGCGATCGAGCGGACCGGAATGAAGAAGCTCCTCGAGTACGCCGAAAACGGCGACACCGTCGTTGTGTGGAGAGTGGACCGGCTCGGCCGCTCCCTGATCGATGTGCTGAACACGGTGAACCTGCTGCGCGAGCGCGGCATACAGGTGCGGTCGATCTCCGACGGCATCGACCCGTCGACGTCGACGGGCCGACTGATGCTGAACATGCTCGCCACGCTCGCGGAGTACGAGCGGGAACTCATCGTGGAACGGGTCAACGCCGGCATCGCGGCTGCCCGCGCGAACGGGACCCGGTTCGGTCGGCCCCTGTCGGATCCGGTCGTGATCGCGGACAAACTCGCGATCGCCGCCGACGCGCGAGCACGCGGCCGCACCGCCGAGGACGCCGCCCGCCTGGTCGGGTGGAGTCGCGCGACGCTCTACCGTCACCAGCAGGCCCACGCGGCCCGGGAGAGCGCAGCGATGTAG